One Flavobacterium cerinum genomic window, TTGGGGTTCTTCTCTTGGTCTGACCACAACATTATACTATTTGTCCATCCAATTTATTCCGGTATCTGTTGGCATTATCTTACTTATGCAATCGATCTGGATTAGCATTGTAGTAGAATCTTTTCTCCAAAAAAAACGACCAACGCTTGTTAAAATTGTCGGTGCTTTAGTTTGTATTATAGGCACTTTATTAGTCACCGAAGTTTTCAATCAACATATAGCACTCGATTGGAAAGGCCTTTTATTAGGATTCGGAGCCGGCATATCGTATACAATATCAATTTACTCCTCCAGCACTATCGAAAAACAACTTCCCAATTATACCCGAAGTCTGTATCTCGTTATGGGCGGATTGATTCTGATTTCGGTTTTTTGGAATTACACTATCCCGGGAAATATTTCCGTCAACGCTATCTACTGGGGCGCCTTATTGGCTATCTTTGGAACAATTTTACCGCCGTTGTTTTTTACCGCGGGAATTCCTAAAACCGGAATCGGAATCGGTAGTATTATTTCCAGTATCGAAATTCCTGTATCCGTTTTTGCTGCGCATCTTGTTTTACAGGAAAACATATCCGGAATACAATGGATCGGCATTCTAATCATTCTGATTTCGGTCATACTGGTAAATATTAATTTTAAAAAATCAATTTAGTCTATTATGCTACACGCTTTAAAAAATCTGTTCCTGATAAACTTGCTGTTACTTTCAACTGCTTTATTTGCTCAATCCCAAAATCAGCCGATAGCTTTCGGAACATCGGCCGTTTTATCCTCTTCGATTTTAAACGAAAACCGAACAATAAACATTTATATTCCGGAAGAATACAATGAAAATAGCGACACAAAATATCCTGTAATTTATATATTAGACGGTGGTGTGGAAGAAGATTTTTTCCATCTTGCCGGAATCGTACGATTTAACACACAGTCCTGGATCAATCGTTTTCCGAAGTCCATTGTAGTAGGTATTGAAAACACCAACCGAAGACGCGATTTTACTTTTGCCGTTTCGAATACTGATTTTATCGAAAAAGAAGGATTTAAAAAAAGTAGTTTCCCGCAATATGGTGAATCTCAAAAATACATCGATTTCTTAGAGAAGGAATTACAGCCTTATCTTGAGAAAAACTATCGCGTAAACGAACAAAAAACCATTATCGGTGAATCATTAGCCGGTTTATTAGCTACGGAAATTCTATTAAAACGTCCACACTTGTTTCAAAACTATATTATTATCAGCCCGAGTTTATGGTGGGGCGAACAAGCACTATTAAAAAATGCTAAAACGCTACTGAATCAAAATCTAAAAAAACCGGTTAGGGTATATATCGGCGCTCCAAGCAAAGAAGAAGATCTGAAAATGTATCAGGAAGTAGAAACGCTATACAAAACCGTTAAAACCGATAAAAACGCAGCTGTTATTTTTGACTATATGCCGGATGAAACACATGCTACTGTTATTCACCAGGCTGTATATAATGCCTTTAAAAAATGGGCTAAAAAATAATGCTATACATATCTGCTTCATCTGAGACATACTATTAACACAGAAAAACAGATGCTGATTACGACACTACTGTTGTGATTTTATTCTTTTTTGAAAAAAAAGTGATTTTTTTAAAGCAACTCTTTTCTTTTTTCTGCATCTATCAAATAGATTATATTACTGTGTCAAAATATTATAATTCACTCTGATGGTTTTCGTAAAAAAAATCAACAGCAAAATGACTTTCCAGGTTCGCCAGCCTGTTTTAAGGCCGGGCAAACCTGTTGAAAGTTGTATTTTTGAAGGGGACGATCTGGAAACGACAACCCATTTGGGGCTGTATAACAACAGTACGCTAGCCGGGATTGTCTCCATTTTTGCTTCCCGCCACAATTTGTTTCCTCAAAATGAGCAATTTCAGCTCAGAGGAATGGCTGTTTTAGATGAATTCCGTAAAAAAGGTTACGGAGAAAGGCTGGTTAATGAGGCCGAAGCATGCATAAAAGAACGCAATGGTTCTCTGATTTGGTTTAACGCAAGGGAAGTTGCCGTTGCATTCTACACAAAGCTGGGATATGAAATTATTGGCGATGCCTTTGACATTCCAACAATCGGCACGCATTTTGTTATGAGGAAAATGATATAAAAACCTACAAGTTTGAACTTGTCATCTTTTTTTCATAACTTATTAATAAATTTTAAAATTATGCTGCATCGCTACTGCTTATTACTAGTTCCTATGCTTCTTTTTGGATGTAACAAAAAGGAAAAAGTTACTATTGCCGAGCAAATTATACCGAAAGATACCATAAAGGTAGTACCGCTTTCTTTTCCGGAAGCTGTTGCGATTGACAGCTCTTATTTTGCAAACAGTTCGGATGCCGTAAAACAGTTTTATAAAAACAACCTGTATAAAACAGTATGGACAATTGAAAAAGATCGAAAAGCACTGACAGAATCCATTAAAAATAGTGAACTGGACGGACTTAATCCGGACGATTATAACATTAAGCTCTTTACCGATCAGGAAAACAACCATAAGAACCTTCCCGAAAAAGATTTAATTGCCAATGATATTCTGCATACAGAAATATTTTACAAATTGGCCGGTCACTTATACAACGGTAAACTGGAACCGACCAAATTATATTCGGATTGGGATATGTATTCTAAAGAAATCGATCTTAATCACAAACTGCAAAATGCCTTAAAAAATCATACCATACAGGAAAGCCTTGATTCCTTAAAACCGAATCATATCGTGTATTCCCGATTAAAAGATGCACTCCGTAAGATCGAGAGTATGCCTAACGATAATCTAAAAAATATTTCAATTGCAGATAAACTGGTTCCTAATGATACCAATGCAGCTGTTATTGACATCAAAAAACGACTGGCTTATTGGGGCGATTATAAAAAACCGGATTCCCTTACTAAAATATACGATGACAAAACACAATCGGCCGTAAAAAAATTCCAGAAGCGCCATGGATTAACACCGGATGGCGTAATCGGAAAAGGGACTGTAGCTGCTATGAATTTTTCGAAAGCACAGCGAAAAAAACAAATCATTGCCAATCTTGAACGTTGGCGCTGGTTCCCAAGAGATATGGGTGAGAGCTATGTTATCATTAATATTCCCGATTTTAATTTATATCTGATCAATAATAATGATACCATTCAAAATCATCGTGTAGTTGTAGGTCGTGCCAAAAGACGTACTCCGGTATTATCATCAAAATTCAGCAATCTGGTGATCAATCCGACCTGGACTGTTCCGCCTACGATCTTAAAAGAAGATTTAACGCCGTCTGCCAGTCGAAATCTGAATTATTTTGCAGCAACCGGAATTACAATTTACGACATGAAAGGCAATGTGGTTAGCCCAAGCAACTGGAATGCCGGCAAATCCAATAATTATCGTTACGTTCAAAAGCCCGGAGCGAATAATTCTCTAGGGTTGATCAAATTTAATTTCAGCAATAAGCATTTGGTTTATTTACATGACACCAACCACAGGGACTATTTCAAGCTTAATAACAGAGCGCTAAGTTCCGGGTGTATCAGGGTAGAGGATCCCTTTAAATTGTCCGGTTTTATTCTTGAAAAAGAAGAAAACAACTGGTCAAAAGAAAGAGTTGATAAGATGATTGCGTCCAATAAAACGCAGAGTATTGTATTGAAAAAACCCACCTTTGTACATCAGCTGTATTGGACAGCATGGATGGACAAAGACGGGCTTGAATTCAGAAACGATATTTATGATCTTGATTTCGAACTTTATCAGAAATTACGAGATTAGCTTTGATTTAGCTTCGTAGTTTCTTGACGGATGGTAGATAAAAAGACATGATTTATCTTTTATCAAATTGATGATTTCTTTGTGTAAGGCAATCGGAACGGCAGGACATCCCTGACTTCTCCCCAATCGGCCTTGTCTGGCAATAATACTTTCATTGGCATAATCAGCACCGTGCATTACAACAGCACGATCACGAGCATTGTCATTGATCCCGTATTCCAATCCGTCCAAACGCAAAGACATACCGTGTTTACCCTGGTAAACTTCACCGGTAGCATAGAATCCTAAACTACTCTTAAATGAGTTGGTTTCATTCGAAAACTGCGTAGCAAATTCGTCTCCGCTGTTTCTACCGTGGGATACTACTGATTGTAATAAAATAGTATTGGTTGCCATGTCGATTACCCAAAGTCGCTTTTGTGTAGATGACAGACTAAAGTCAATTAAAGTCAAAATGTCTTTCTTTATAAGGCCCTGTTCTTTCAACTGGTAGAAACCTTCCAATGCTTTTGCAAAACTTTCCAGTCTTGGCATTGCGTAAGTCTGTGGATTCAGCGCTGTATATAAATTTCTAACTTTTAATTCAAACGAAGCTTTCGCGTTAGCAGCTACTAACTTTGGCGGGTCAGTTTCCTTTGTGCTTACTGGCTTAAAAGACAGTAAAAAAAGGAACATAACCGGTAAAACTCTATAAATCATTGATAATCTATTAATTATATTACTGTGTGTCGAGCCCAAAAATATAGATAAATTTTAAACGACCAAATGTTTTTTATGATTTATCCTCAAACTTTAACATTTTAATTTCGTTTTATCACATTTTAACAATCAAAACGTTTTTTATTCTTACAAAACAGAATTAAAAAAAGTATATTTGTTAATTTTAACGCAAAAATTAAATGAAAAACGTATTTTTCCTCGTTTTTATTGTCACAAATGCAACATTTATTTTTGGACAGGAGTTAATCCAGGATCCGAAAAACAAAAAAATGCTACGGGCTTTTCCTCTTAAAAGCACCATCAACATTGACGGAAAACTAAGCGAAGACGAATGGAAAAATGCTGAAATCGCCTCGGATTTTATCACCTATCAACCGGACAACGGCACACCGGTTTCCTTTGAAAAACGAACGGAAGTAAAAGTATTATACGATGACGACGGTATCTATATCGGCGCTTTACTTTATGATGATCCCTCTAAAATTGTAAAAGAAATTACCGAAAGAGACAAATTCGGCACATCTGATTTTTTCGGTATTTTTATCAACGGTTATAATGACGGACAACAGGATTTCCGCTTTTTTGTAAGTACAGCCGGGACTCAAATGGATTGTATGGCCACTGAAAACGGAGAAGATTATACCTGGGACGGTATTTGGCACAGCAATGTTTCACTTACTGATTTCGGCTGGATCGTGGAAATGAAAATTCCATATGCTGCACTTCGTTTTTCTGAAAAAAAAGAACAGATCTGGGGTGTCAATTTTTTTAGAGAAATTCGCAGGGATCGTCAAAAATACACCTGGAACCGAATCGACAACAACATCGGTGCGATTATTCCGCAAGCGGGTATTCTGGAAGGCATTCAGGACATCAAACCACCAACACGACTGTTTCTGATTCCCTACTCTTCCTATTATGTTAATCACAACGACAACGGTACAAATACCGAGTTTAAAGCCGGAATGGACATTAAATACGGTATCAACGATTCGTTTACGCTTGACGCAATTCTGGTTCCGGATTTCGGACAAACCGCTTTCGATAATGTCGTTTTAAACTTAGGTCCGTTCGAACAACAATTCAACGAAAACCGTCCTTTTTTTACCGAAGGAACGGATATGTTCAGCAAAGGAGACTTACTGTATTCCCGAAGAATCGGCGGATCACCTTCCACCTATCCCGAAACTACCGATAATGAAGAAGTGTCACAATATCCGTCCCGAATCAATCTGTTAAATGCACTCAAAATATCCGGGCGTACGGCCAAAGGTCTTGGTATCGGAGTAATGAATGCAATTACTGAAAAAACCGAAGCGACTATCCGAAACACCCAAACCGGTGAAGTTCGTTCTGAAGTAGTTGAACCTTTAGCGAACTATAATATTCTGGTATTGGACCAGCGTTTTCGAAAAAATTCTTCTGTTTCTCTGGTGAATACAAGTGTTATCCGCGACGGAAGTTTTAGAGATGCGAATGTAACGGCTCTTCTTTTCGATCTTAATACCAAAGCCAATACTTTTAACCTTTCCGGAAACTTTAAATTTAGCCATGTTAATGATCTTGATGGCAATAAAAACGGGTATACCGCTTACCTTAACTTCGGAAAAACCAGCGGCAAATATCGATTAAGTGCTAATACTACTTATATTTCGGATAAATATGATATTAATGATCTCGGGATTATCTTCGTTACCAATTATCATAGCTTTTCTCTCACAAATAGTTATCGGATTTTAAAACCGAACAAAACATTTAACACTTTTAAAGTCAGCACAATTGCTTATTCTGAAATAGAAAACAGCACCGGAAAACCACAAGAAGCTTCTTTTGAATTTAATCTCGAAAGCACGGATAAAAAGAATCATTATTTCGGGTTGGGCTTTTTATTGTCTCCGCTTGAAACTTTCGATTTTTATCAACCCCGAAAAACAGGGCGCTATGTATACAATCCGCGTTATTCCTTTTCCTGGATTGATATTTCAACCAATTACAACTATCCTTTTGCTTTGGATGCTAACTTCTTTCTTGATTTTTACGATCAGGATAAACGGCATAATTACGGCATTCGAATTAGTCCGAGATATCGTTTCAGCGATCAGTTCACTTTGGTTTACGCGATCGACTGGAACCGACAAAACGACGAAAAAGGTTGGGTCGATTTTGACAATGACAATATCATTTTTGCAAATCGAAACCGGAATACGATCGAAAATACGCTAACGGGAAAATTCTCCATCAACAGTAAGATGACAATTAACCTGAAAGCCCGTTATTATTGGTCATATGCCGAAAATCTTAACTTTCTTACGCTAACAGATGACGGCTATTTCCTGCCGAATCCTAACTATAATGAAGATCAAAATTCGAATTTTAAAATCTGGAATTTCGATTTATCCTATTCCTGGTGGTTTGCTCCGGGCAGTCAGGTGTCAATTTTGTACCGCAATAACGCAATTCACAACGAAAAGCGTTTAAATAAAAATATTATTGATAATTTAGACCACACTTTAAGCAACAACCTTAACAACACACTATCAATTAGTTTTCGCTACTATATTGATTACAACAATGCCAAAAAATGGTTTAAAACATGAAAAAGAAAGTTATTTTAATGATTTTAGACGGTTGGGGAAAATCACCTGACCCTAAAGTTTCTGCAATTGACAATGCCAATACCCCTTTTATAGATAGTCTTTACACCCGATATCCAAATGCTTCTTTACGTACCGATGGTCTAAACGTGGGACTTCCGGAAGGACAAATGGGAAATTCGGAAGTGGGTCACATGAACCTTGGCGCCGGAAGAATCATCTATCAGGATCTGGCCAAAATTAATCTGGCAGTACAGAACAAGACGCTTAATCATGAAAAAGTACTTTTAGATGCTTTTGCTTACGCTAAAAACAACAATAAAAATGTTCATTTCCTGGGACTCGTTTCCGATGGCGGTGTTCATTCCCATACTTCCCATTTAAAAGGATTATTGGATTCGGCACAAGACTACGGATTAGAAAAAGTATTTGTACATGCATTTACCGATGGTAGAGATGTTGATCCGAAATCCGGAGCACGCTATATCGAAGATCTCCAAAATTATTTACACCAATCATCTGCCCGACTTGCCTCTATTGTGGGTCGCTATTATGCTATGGATCGGGATAAAAGATGGGAACGTATTAAAAAGGCTTATGATTTAATCGTAAACGGAAAAGGAACACCGTCGCAAAATCCCGTATTAAGTGTTTTAGCCAGCTATCACAATAATATAACCGATGAGTTTATCGAACCGATCGTTGTGGTTGATGACAATCAGCATCCGATAGCTACCATTCAGGAAGATGATGTTGTTAT contains:
- a CDS encoding GNAT family N-acetyltransferase — encoded protein: MVFVKKINSKMTFQVRQPVLRPGKPVESCIFEGDDLETTTHLGLYNNSTLAGIVSIFASRHNLFPQNEQFQLRGMAVLDEFRKKGYGERLVNEAEACIKERNGSLIWFNAREVAVAFYTKLGYEIIGDAFDIPTIGTHFVMRKMI
- a CDS encoding DMT family transporter yields the protein MNTKKLNGLLYVLAGGISYGILASIVKYANLQGIHTSVLTFLQFFIGFLFLGIVNSILKKKHPVTTTTTSKVRLIIWGSSLGLTTTLYYLSIQFIPVSVGIILLMQSIWISIVVESFLQKKRPTLVKIVGALVCIIGTLLVTEVFNQHIALDWKGLLLGFGAGISYTISIYSSSTIEKQLPNYTRSLYLVMGGLILISVFWNYTIPGNISVNAIYWGALLAIFGTILPPLFFTAGIPKTGIGIGSIISSIEIPVSVFAAHLVLQENISGIQWIGILIILISVILVNINFKKSI
- a CDS encoding DUF5916 domain-containing protein; this encodes MKNVFFLVFIVTNATFIFGQELIQDPKNKKMLRAFPLKSTINIDGKLSEDEWKNAEIASDFITYQPDNGTPVSFEKRTEVKVLYDDDGIYIGALLYDDPSKIVKEITERDKFGTSDFFGIFINGYNDGQQDFRFFVSTAGTQMDCMATENGEDYTWDGIWHSNVSLTDFGWIVEMKIPYAALRFSEKKEQIWGVNFFREIRRDRQKYTWNRIDNNIGAIIPQAGILEGIQDIKPPTRLFLIPYSSYYVNHNDNGTNTEFKAGMDIKYGINDSFTLDAILVPDFGQTAFDNVVLNLGPFEQQFNENRPFFTEGTDMFSKGDLLYSRRIGGSPSTYPETTDNEEVSQYPSRINLLNALKISGRTAKGLGIGVMNAITEKTEATIRNTQTGEVRSEVVEPLANYNILVLDQRFRKNSSVSLVNTSVIRDGSFRDANVTALLFDLNTKANTFNLSGNFKFSHVNDLDGNKNGYTAYLNFGKTSGKYRLSANTTYISDKYDINDLGIIFVTNYHSFSLTNSYRILKPNKTFNTFKVSTIAYSEIENSTGKPQEASFEFNLESTDKKNHYFGLGFLLSPLETFDFYQPRKTGRYVYNPRYSFSWIDISTNYNYPFALDANFFLDFYDQDKRHNYGIRISPRYRFSDQFTLVYAIDWNRQNDEKGWVDFDNDNIIFANRNRNTIENTLTGKFSINSKMTINLKARYYWSYAENLNFLTLTDDGYFLPNPNYNEDQNSNFKIWNFDLSYSWWFAPGSQVSILYRNNAIHNEKRLNKNIIDNLDHTLSNNLNNTLSISFRYYIDYNNAKKWFKT
- a CDS encoding murein L,D-transpeptidase catalytic domain family protein, translated to MIYRVLPVMFLFLLSFKPVSTKETDPPKLVAANAKASFELKVRNLYTALNPQTYAMPRLESFAKALEGFYQLKEQGLIKKDILTLIDFSLSSTQKRLWVIDMATNTILLQSVVSHGRNSGDEFATQFSNETNSFKSSLGFYATGEVYQGKHGMSLRLDGLEYGINDNARDRAVVMHGADYANESIIARQGRLGRSQGCPAVPIALHKEIINLIKDKSCLFIYHPSRNYEAKSKLIS
- a CDS encoding alpha/beta hydrolase; protein product: MLHALKNLFLINLLLLSTALFAQSQNQPIAFGTSAVLSSSILNENRTINIYIPEEYNENSDTKYPVIYILDGGVEEDFFHLAGIVRFNTQSWINRFPKSIVVGIENTNRRRDFTFAVSNTDFIEKEGFKKSSFPQYGESQKYIDFLEKELQPYLEKNYRVNEQKTIIGESLAGLLATEILLKRPHLFQNYIIISPSLWWGEQALLKNAKTLLNQNLKKPVRVYIGAPSKEEDLKMYQEVETLYKTVKTDKNAAVIFDYMPDETHATVIHQAVYNAFKKWAKK
- a CDS encoding L,D-transpeptidase family protein, which codes for MLLFGCNKKEKVTIAEQIIPKDTIKVVPLSFPEAVAIDSSYFANSSDAVKQFYKNNLYKTVWTIEKDRKALTESIKNSELDGLNPDDYNIKLFTDQENNHKNLPEKDLIANDILHTEIFYKLAGHLYNGKLEPTKLYSDWDMYSKEIDLNHKLQNALKNHTIQESLDSLKPNHIVYSRLKDALRKIESMPNDNLKNISIADKLVPNDTNAAVIDIKKRLAYWGDYKKPDSLTKIYDDKTQSAVKKFQKRHGLTPDGVIGKGTVAAMNFSKAQRKKQIIANLERWRWFPRDMGESYVIINIPDFNLYLINNNDTIQNHRVVVGRAKRRTPVLSSKFSNLVINPTWTVPPTILKEDLTPSASRNLNYFAATGITIYDMKGNVVSPSNWNAGKSNNYRYVQKPGANNSLGLIKFNFSNKHLVYLHDTNHRDYFKLNNRALSSGCIRVEDPFKLSGFILEKEENNWSKERVDKMIASNKTQSIVLKKPTFVHQLYWTAWMDKDGLEFRNDIYDLDFELYQKLRD